In Haliaeetus albicilla chromosome 18, bHalAlb1.1, whole genome shotgun sequence, one genomic interval encodes:
- the RARG gene encoding retinoic acid receptor gamma: protein MYDCLEALAGPRRLHDVTNRGACALRKAGYGPRCGALPPFAWPPPARRAVETQSRSSEEMVPSSPSPPPPPRVYKPCFVCSDKSSGYHYGVSSCEGCKGFFRRSIQKNMVYTCHRDKNCQINKVTRNRCQFCRLQKCFEVGMSKEAVRNDRNKKKKEVKEEVTAESYELSPELEELVQKVSRAHQETFPSLCQLGKYTTNSSADHRVQLDLGLWDKFSELATKCIIKIVEFAKRLPGFTALSMADQITLLKAACLDILMLRICTRYTPEQDTMTFSDGLTLNRTQMHNAGFGPLTDLVFAFAGQLLPLQMDDTETGLLSAICLICGDRMDLEEPEKVEKLQEPLLEALKVYARRRRPRQPHMFPRMLMKITDLRGISTKGAERAITLKMEIPGPMPPLIREMLENPEMFQEEEAAQPPPPPEPPAAQDSPPGPPASP from the exons atgtACGACTGCCTGGAGGCGctggcggggccgcggcggctgCACGACGTGACCAACCGCGGGGCCTGCGCCCTGCGCAAGGCGGGGTACGGGCCGCGCTGCGGGGCCCTGCCGCCCTTCGCCtggccgccgcccgcccgccgcg CCGTGGAGACCCAGAGCCGGAGCTCGGAGGAGATGGTGCCCAGCTCGCcctcgccgccccccccgccccgcgtcTACAAGCCCTGCTTCGTCTGCAGCGACAAGTCCTCGGGCTACCACTACGGCGTCAGCTCCTGCGAGGGCTGCAAG GGCTTTTTCCGCCGCAGCATCCAGAAGAACATGGTGTACACGTGCCACCGGGACAAGAACTGCCAGATCAACAAGGTGACGCGCAACCGCTGCCAGTTCTGCCGCCTCCAGAAGTGCTTCGAGGTCGGCATGTCCAAGGAAG ccgtCCGTAACGACAGGaacaagaagaagaaggaggtgAAGGAGGAGGTGACGGCCGAGAGCTACGAGCTGAGCccggagctggaggagctggtgcaGAAGGTCAGCAGAGCCCACCAGGAgaccttcccctccctctgccagctGGGCAAATACACCACG AACTCGAGCGCTGACCACCGGGTGCAGCTGGACCTGGGGCTGTGGGACAAGTTCAGCGAGTTGGCCACCAAGTGCATCATCAAGATCGTGGAGTTCGCCAAGCGCCTGCCCGGCTTCACCGCCCTCAGCATGGCCGACCAGATCACCCTCCTCAAGGCCGCGTGCCTCGATATCCTG ATGCTGCGGATCTGCACGCGCTACACGCCGGAGCAGGACACCATGACCTTCTCGGACGGGCTGACGCTGAATCGGACGCAGATGCACAACGCCGGCTTCGGGCCCCTCACCGACCTCGTCTTCGCCTTCGCCGGGCAGCTGCTGCCCCTCCAGATGGACGACACCGAGACCGGGCTGCTCAGCGCCATCTGCCTCATCTGCGGAG ACCGCATGGACCTGGAGGAGCCGGAGAAGGTGGAGAAGCTGCAGGAGCCGCTGCTGGAAGCGCTGAAGGTTTACGCGCGCCGACGCCGGCCCCGCCAGCCCCACATGTTCCCACGAATGCTCATGAAGATCACCGACCTGCGTGGCATCAGCACCAAgg GCGCAGAGCGAGCCATCACGCTGAAGATGGAGATCCCGGGGCCGATGCCCCCCCTCATCCGGGAGATGCTGGAGAACCCCGAGATGTtccaggaggaggaggcggcgcagccccccccacccccagagccccccgccgcccaggacagcccccccggcccccccgctTCCCCATAG
- the ITGB7 gene encoding LOW QUALITY PROTEIN: integrin beta-7 (The sequence of the model RefSeq protein was modified relative to this genomic sequence to represent the inferred CDS: inserted 2 bases in 2 codons), whose protein sequence is MRSWVPGGAGGGPPSCGPRASSCNSGRGRSRVSRCGFRRAPGHPVDLYYLMDLSYSMRDDLENVRKLGSDLLAALRNVTSSVRIGFGSFVDKTVLPYVSTVPSKLRNPCPERQEPCDPPVAFRHVLSLTADAGEFAERVSRQRISGNLDAPXGGFDAIMQVAVCEELIGWRPVTRLLVFASDDTFHTAGDGKLGGIVXPSDTRCHLDASGVYTKSHLYDYPSVGHLAQVLSAANIQPIFAVTGPTVPVYQELSRLIPKSVVGELREDSSNVVQLIADAYNSLSSTVELQHSPLPPGISLSYESHCGGPPGPPRPHGGFCTGVRVNQEVTFTVRVQAGVCLGSPQRVGLRVLGFAEELSLELDTLCGCSCTHHRPQDSLCHGGTLLCGVCRCPGGRRGRRCECEGAAAEAAEAAGGCRPPNSTGPPCSGRGQCVCGACECPPGLSGTLCQCDNSGCERHEGLPCGGPQRGECVCGTCRCHEGFGGSGCGCPLGRGGCLQGGRECSGHGSCICGSCVCQPGYVGPFCARCPSCRTPCQRLRDCADCSAFGLGPLRGNCSRACAHVTTRVLPMPPPDPHAWCREKTEDGRVLLILIEGGGGEDEDEDREVTLTVWVEEAGTEGTVGLVAGLVAGTVVLGLLVLGLYRIATEVYDRREFRRFQRERQHARWNENNPLYRSATTTTVNPSYRPG, encoded by the exons ATGAGGAGTTGGGtcccggggggggccggggggggcccaCCCAGCTGCGGCCCCAGAGCATCCAGCTGCAACTCAGGccgg gggaGGAGCAGAGTTTCCAGGTGCGGTTTCCGGCGGGCGCCGGGTCACCCCGTGGACCTCTACTACCTGATGGATCTCTCCTACTCCATGAGGGACGACCTGGAGAACGTCCGCAAGCTGGGCAGCGACCTCCTGGCCGCCCTGCGCAACGTCACCTCCTCCGTCCGCATCG GTTTCGGTTCTTTCGTGGACAAGACGGTGCTGCCCTACGTCAGCACGGTGCCCTCCAAACTGCGGAACCCCTGTCCCGAGCGGCAAGAACCTTGCGACCCCCCCGTCGCATTCCGCCACGTCCTCTCCCTCACCGCCGACGCCGGGGAATTCGCCGAACGCGTCAGCCGCCAGCGCATCTCCGGCAACCTGGACGCAC AGGGCGGCTTCGACGCCATCATGCAGGTGGCCGTCTGCGAG gagctcATCGGCTGGCGCCCCGTCACCCGCCTGCTGGTCTTCGCCTCCGACGACACCTTCCACACGGCGGGGGACGGCAAACTGGGGGGGATCG GTCCCAGCGACACCCGCTGCCACCTCGATGCCAGCGGCGTCTACACCAAAAGCCACCTCTAT GACTACCCCTCGGTGGGCCACTTGGCCCAAGTGCTTTCGGCCGCCAACATCCAGCCCATCTTCGCCGTCACGGGTCCCACCGTGCCCGTCTACCAg GAGCTGAGCCGCCTGATCCCCAAATCGGTGGTGGGGGAACTGCGGGAGGACTCCAGCAACGTGGTGCAGCTCATCGCTGACGCCTACAAc AGCCTCTCGTCCACCGTGGAGCTGCAGCACTCGCCGCTCCCCCCCGGCATCAGCCTCAGCTATGAGTCCCACTGCgggggcccccccggccccccccggccccacggGGGTTTCTGCACCGGCGTCCGTGTCAACCAGGAG gTGACCTTCACGGTGCGGGTGCAGGCGGGGGTCTGCCTGGGGTCCCCGCAGCGGGTGGGACTGCGGGTGCTGGGCTTCGCCGAGGAGCTGAGCCTGGAGCTGGACACCCTCTGCGGGTGCTCCTGCACCCACCATCGGCCCCAGGACTCCCTCTGCCACGGCGGCACCCTCCTCTGCGGGGTCTGCAG GTGCCCGGGGGGTCGTCGGGGCCGTCGGTGTGAGTGCGAGGGGGcagcggcggaggcggcggaggcggcggggggctgccgGCCCCCCAACAGCACGGGACCCCCTTGCAGCGGGAGAGGCCAGTGCGTCTGCGGTGCCTGCGAGTGCCCCCCCGGGCTCAGCGGGACCCTCTGCCAGTGCGACAACAGCGGCTGCGAGCGCCATGAGGGGCTGCCCtgcggag GCCCGCAGCGGGGCGAGTGCGTGTGCGGGACGTGCCGGTGCCACGAGGGCTTCGGGGGCAGCGGCTGCGGTTGCCCCCTGGGCCGGGGGGGCTGCCTGCAGGGTGGCCGGGAATGCAGCGGCCACGGGAGCTGCATCTGCGGGAGCTGCGTCTGCCAGCCCGGCTACGTGGGACCCTTCTGCGCCCGCTGCCCCTCCTGCCGTACCCCCTGCCAGCGCCTCcg GGACTGCGCCGACTGCAGCGCCTTCGGGCTGGGGCCGCTGCGGGGGAACTGCAGCCGTGCCTGCGCCCACGTCACCACCCGGGTGCTGCCCAtgccccccccggacccccacGCCTGGTGCCGGGAGAAGACCGAGGACGGCCGCgtcctcctcatcctcatcgAGGGAGGGGGTGgcgaggatgaggatgaggacagggaggtgacgCTGACTGTCTGGGTTGAGGAGG ccgGGACGGAGGGCACGGTGGGGCTGGTGGCCGGACTGGTGGCCGGGAcggtggtgctggggctgctggtgctggggctgTACCGCATCGCCACCGAGGTCTACGACCGGCGGGAATTTCGGCGCTTCCAGCGGGAACGCCAGCACGCCCGTTGGAACGAG AACAACCCCCTCTACAGAagtgccaccaccaccaccgtcAACCCCAGTTACCGGCCAGGCTGA
- the ZNF740 gene encoding zinc finger protein 740 isoform X4, producing the protein MAQASLLACEGLSGVCLVPTVASKKMMPKQSSKQGESRERGSSPDVLALRQDGEKSRSRKEEETAEASQPKKSIKKRRKRVAGAEGPSRSSRRGSRLGSQVVVIEQNGSFQLRIPKNFICEHCFGAFRSSYHLKRHILIHTGEKPFECDVCDMRFIQKYHLERHKRVHSGEKPYQCERCMQSFSRTDRLLRHKRMCQGCQTKTPDSQLLL; encoded by the exons ATGGCTCAG GCGAGCCTCCTGGCCTGCGAGGGCCTCTCCGGCGTCTGCTTGGTGCCGACGGTGGCCAGCAAGAAGATGATGCCGAAACAGAGCTCGAAACAAGGcgagagcagggagagggggagcaGCCCCGACGTGCTG GCTCTCCGTCAGGACGGCGAGAAGTCCCGCAGTCgcaaagaggaggaaacagCCGAGGCCTCGCAGCcgaaaaaatccattaaaaag CGCCGCAAGCGGGTGGCCGGCGCCGAGGGACCCAGCCGCTCCTCCCGGAGAGGATCCCGCCTCGGCAGCCAG gtgGTGGTGATCGAGCAGAACGGCTCCTTCCAGCTGAGGATCCCCAAAAACTTCATCTGCGAGCACTGCTTTGGCGCCTTCCGCAGCAGCTACCACCTCAAGAGACACATCCTCATCCACACCG GCGAGAAGCCCTTCGAGTGCGATGTGTGCGACATGCGCTTCATCCAGAAATATCACCTGGAGCGTCACAAGCGCGTCCACAGCGGGGAGAAACCCTACCAGTGCGAGCGCTGCATGCAG AGCTTCTCCAGGACAGACCGGCTGCTGAGACACAAACGAATGTGCCAAGGTTGCCAAACCAAGACCCCCGACTCGCAGCTGCTGCTCTAG
- the ZNF740 gene encoding zinc finger protein 740 isoform X3: protein MRCSRLALTSCRQGLSSRPRRRRGTRDKASLLACEGLSGVCLVPTVASKKMMPKQSSKQGESRERGSSPDVLALRQDGEKSRSRKEEETAEASQPKKSIKKVVVIEQNGSFQLRIPKNFICEHCFGAFRSSYHLKRHILIHTGEKPFECDVCDMRFIQKYHLERHKRVHSGEKPYQCERCMQSFSRTDRLLRHKRMCQGCQTKTPDSQLLL, encoded by the exons ATGAGGTGCTCCCGGCTCGCCCTCACCTCGTGCAGGCAGGGATTATCCTCTCGGCCACGTCGTCGCAGAGGGACAAGGGACAAA GCGAGCCTCCTGGCCTGCGAGGGCCTCTCCGGCGTCTGCTTGGTGCCGACGGTGGCCAGCAAGAAGATGATGCCGAAACAGAGCTCGAAACAAGGcgagagcagggagagggggagcaGCCCCGACGTGCTG GCTCTCCGTCAGGACGGCGAGAAGTCCCGCAGTCgcaaagaggaggaaacagCCGAGGCCTCGCAGCcgaaaaaatccattaaaaag gtgGTGGTGATCGAGCAGAACGGCTCCTTCCAGCTGAGGATCCCCAAAAACTTCATCTGCGAGCACTGCTTTGGCGCCTTCCGCAGCAGCTACCACCTCAAGAGACACATCCTCATCCACACCG GCGAGAAGCCCTTCGAGTGCGATGTGTGCGACATGCGCTTCATCCAGAAATATCACCTGGAGCGTCACAAGCGCGTCCACAGCGGGGAGAAACCCTACCAGTGCGAGCGCTGCATGCAG AGCTTCTCCAGGACAGACCGGCTGCTGAGACACAAACGAATGTGCCAAGGTTGCCAAACCAAGACCCCCGACTCGCAGCTGCTGCTCTAG
- the ZNF740 gene encoding zinc finger protein 740 isoform X6: MMPKQSSKQGESRERGSSPDVLALRQDGEKSRSRKEEETAEASQPKKSIKKRRKRVAGAEGPSRSSRRGSRLGSQVVVIEQNGSFQLRIPKNFICEHCFGAFRSSYHLKRHILIHTGEKPFECDVCDMRFIQKYHLERHKRVHSGEKPYQCERCMQSFSRTDRLLRHKRMCQGCQTKTPDSQLLL; encoded by the exons ATGATGCCGAAACAGAGCTCGAAACAAGGcgagagcagggagagggggagcaGCCCCGACGTGCTG GCTCTCCGTCAGGACGGCGAGAAGTCCCGCAGTCgcaaagaggaggaaacagCCGAGGCCTCGCAGCcgaaaaaatccattaaaaag CGCCGCAAGCGGGTGGCCGGCGCCGAGGGACCCAGCCGCTCCTCCCGGAGAGGATCCCGCCTCGGCAGCCAG gtgGTGGTGATCGAGCAGAACGGCTCCTTCCAGCTGAGGATCCCCAAAAACTTCATCTGCGAGCACTGCTTTGGCGCCTTCCGCAGCAGCTACCACCTCAAGAGACACATCCTCATCCACACCG GCGAGAAGCCCTTCGAGTGCGATGTGTGCGACATGCGCTTCATCCAGAAATATCACCTGGAGCGTCACAAGCGCGTCCACAGCGGGGAGAAACCCTACCAGTGCGAGCGCTGCATGCAG AGCTTCTCCAGGACAGACCGGCTGCTGAGACACAAACGAATGTGCCAAGGTTGCCAAACCAAGACCCCCGACTCGCAGCTGCTGCTCTAG
- the ZNF740 gene encoding zinc finger protein 740 isoform X1 has translation MRCSRLALTSCRQGLSSRPRRRRGTRDKASLLACEGLSGVCLVPTVASKKMMPKQSSKQGESRERGSSPDVLALRQDGEKSRSRKEEETAEASQPKKSIKKRRKRVAGAEGPSRSSRRGSRLGSQVVVIEQNGSFQLRIPKNFICEHCFGAFRSSYHLKRHILIHTGEKPFECDVCDMRFIQKYHLERHKRVHSGEKPYQCERCMQSFSRTDRLLRHKRMCQGCQTKTPDSQLLL, from the exons ATGAGGTGCTCCCGGCTCGCCCTCACCTCGTGCAGGCAGGGATTATCCTCTCGGCCACGTCGTCGCAGAGGGACAAGGGACAAA GCGAGCCTCCTGGCCTGCGAGGGCCTCTCCGGCGTCTGCTTGGTGCCGACGGTGGCCAGCAAGAAGATGATGCCGAAACAGAGCTCGAAACAAGGcgagagcagggagagggggagcaGCCCCGACGTGCTG GCTCTCCGTCAGGACGGCGAGAAGTCCCGCAGTCgcaaagaggaggaaacagCCGAGGCCTCGCAGCcgaaaaaatccattaaaaag CGCCGCAAGCGGGTGGCCGGCGCCGAGGGACCCAGCCGCTCCTCCCGGAGAGGATCCCGCCTCGGCAGCCAG gtgGTGGTGATCGAGCAGAACGGCTCCTTCCAGCTGAGGATCCCCAAAAACTTCATCTGCGAGCACTGCTTTGGCGCCTTCCGCAGCAGCTACCACCTCAAGAGACACATCCTCATCCACACCG GCGAGAAGCCCTTCGAGTGCGATGTGTGCGACATGCGCTTCATCCAGAAATATCACCTGGAGCGTCACAAGCGCGTCCACAGCGGGGAGAAACCCTACCAGTGCGAGCGCTGCATGCAG AGCTTCTCCAGGACAGACCGGCTGCTGAGACACAAACGAATGTGCCAAGGTTGCCAAACCAAGACCCCCGACTCGCAGCTGCTGCTCTAG
- the ZNF740 gene encoding zinc finger protein 740 isoform X5 has product MAQASLLACEGLSGVCLVPTVASKKMMPKQSSKQGESRERGSSPDVLALRQDGEKSRSRKEEETAEASQPKKSIKKVVVIEQNGSFQLRIPKNFICEHCFGAFRSSYHLKRHILIHTGEKPFECDVCDMRFIQKYHLERHKRVHSGEKPYQCERCMQSFSRTDRLLRHKRMCQGCQTKTPDSQLLL; this is encoded by the exons ATGGCTCAG GCGAGCCTCCTGGCCTGCGAGGGCCTCTCCGGCGTCTGCTTGGTGCCGACGGTGGCCAGCAAGAAGATGATGCCGAAACAGAGCTCGAAACAAGGcgagagcagggagagggggagcaGCCCCGACGTGCTG GCTCTCCGTCAGGACGGCGAGAAGTCCCGCAGTCgcaaagaggaggaaacagCCGAGGCCTCGCAGCcgaaaaaatccattaaaaag gtgGTGGTGATCGAGCAGAACGGCTCCTTCCAGCTGAGGATCCCCAAAAACTTCATCTGCGAGCACTGCTTTGGCGCCTTCCGCAGCAGCTACCACCTCAAGAGACACATCCTCATCCACACCG GCGAGAAGCCCTTCGAGTGCGATGTGTGCGACATGCGCTTCATCCAGAAATATCACCTGGAGCGTCACAAGCGCGTCCACAGCGGGGAGAAACCCTACCAGTGCGAGCGCTGCATGCAG AGCTTCTCCAGGACAGACCGGCTGCTGAGACACAAACGAATGTGCCAAGGTTGCCAAACCAAGACCCCCGACTCGCAGCTGCTGCTCTAG
- the ZNF740 gene encoding zinc finger protein 740 isoform X2, translating into MSAKWRASLLACEGLSGVCLVPTVASKKMMPKQSSKQGESRERGSSPDVLALRQDGEKSRSRKEEETAEASQPKKSIKKRRKRVAGAEGPSRSSRRGSRLGSQVVVIEQNGSFQLRIPKNFICEHCFGAFRSSYHLKRHILIHTGEKPFECDVCDMRFIQKYHLERHKRVHSGEKPYQCERCMQSFSRTDRLLRHKRMCQGCQTKTPDSQLLL; encoded by the exons ATGTCGGCAAAGTGGAGG GCGAGCCTCCTGGCCTGCGAGGGCCTCTCCGGCGTCTGCTTGGTGCCGACGGTGGCCAGCAAGAAGATGATGCCGAAACAGAGCTCGAAACAAGGcgagagcagggagagggggagcaGCCCCGACGTGCTG GCTCTCCGTCAGGACGGCGAGAAGTCCCGCAGTCgcaaagaggaggaaacagCCGAGGCCTCGCAGCcgaaaaaatccattaaaaag CGCCGCAAGCGGGTGGCCGGCGCCGAGGGACCCAGCCGCTCCTCCCGGAGAGGATCCCGCCTCGGCAGCCAG gtgGTGGTGATCGAGCAGAACGGCTCCTTCCAGCTGAGGATCCCCAAAAACTTCATCTGCGAGCACTGCTTTGGCGCCTTCCGCAGCAGCTACCACCTCAAGAGACACATCCTCATCCACACCG GCGAGAAGCCCTTCGAGTGCGATGTGTGCGACATGCGCTTCATCCAGAAATATCACCTGGAGCGTCACAAGCGCGTCCACAGCGGGGAGAAACCCTACCAGTGCGAGCGCTGCATGCAG AGCTTCTCCAGGACAGACCGGCTGCTGAGACACAAACGAATGTGCCAAGGTTGCCAAACCAAGACCCCCGACTCGCAGCTGCTGCTCTAG
- the CSAD gene encoding cysteine sulfinic acid decarboxylase isoform X2 gives MAESSWLERPGLDKAAGEEFLREAFQVLLDEAVRKGTDVTEKVCDWKEPQELRELLDLELRSSGELPERLLERCRDVIRYSVKTCHPRFFNQLFSGLDHHALAGRLITEALNTSQYTYEIAPVFVLMEEVVLAKLRELVGWSSGDGIFCPGGSISNMYAMNVARFHCFPESRQKGSWALPRLALFTSRESHYSIQKGAAFLGIGTDNVHLVGTDERGKMIPEELEKEIQRAKAEGAKPFFVCATCGTTVLGAFDPLDGIADVCQRHGLWFHVDAAWGGSALLSDKHRHLLTGIERADSVAWNPHKMLTVGLQCSAFLLRDTSGLLQRCHGAGAMYLFQPDKFYDVTYDTGDKTLQCGRRVDCLKLWLLWKAAGTEGLARRVERAFAYTQYLAEEVKRRDGFQLVLEPEFINLCFWFVPPSLRGREGSPDYWPRLGKVAPTIKERMMRKGSMMVGYQPHGARVNFFRQIVTNPAVTKDDLDFFLDEIERLGQDL, from the exons ATGGCGGAGAGCAGCTGGCTGGAGCGTCCCGGCTTGGATAAAGCAGCCGGGGAGGAATTCCTGCGGGAAGCCTTCCAGGTCCTGCTGGATGAAGCCGTGCGGAAGGGGACGGATGTGACCGAAAAG GTCTGTGACTGGAAGGAGCCCCAGGAGCTGCGGGAGCTGCTGGACCTGGAGCTGCGGAGCAGCGGGGAGCTGCCGGAGCGGCTACTGGAGCGCTGCCGGGACGTCATCCGCTACAGCGTCAAAACCT GTCACCCTCGCTTCTTCAACCAGCTCTTCTCTGGCCTGGACCACCACGCGCTGGCAGGACGCCTGATCACTGAGGCCCTCAACACCAGCCA ATACACCTACGAGATCGCCCCGGTGTTCGTGCTGATGGAAGAGGTGGTGCTGGCCAAGCTGCGGGAGCTGGTGGGCTGGAGCAGTGGCGATGGCATCTTCTGCCCAG GAGGCTCCATCTCCAACATGTATGCCATGAACGTGGCCCGGTTCCACTGCTTCCCGGAGAGCCGGCAGAagggcagctgggctctgccgCGCCTGGCCCTCTTCACCTCCCGGGAG AGCCACTACTCCATCCAGAAAGGAGCTGCGTTCCTGGGCATCGGCACCGACAACGTCCACCTGGTCGGCACCGATGAGAG GGGGAAGATGATCCCCgaggagctggagaaggagatCCAGAGGGCGAAAGCTGAG GGTGCCAAGCCTTTCTTCGTCTGTGCCACCTGTGGCACCACCGTCCTGGGCGCCTTCGACCCGCTGGACGGCATTGCCGACGTCTGCCAGCGCCACGGCCTCTGGTTCCACGTGGAC gCAGCCTGGGGTGGCAGCGCCCTGCTCTCCGACAAACACCGGCACCTCCTGACTGGCATCGAGAG GGCCGACTCGGTGGCCTGGAACCCCCACAAGATGCTGACAGTGGGTTTGCAATGTTCGGCCTTCCTGCTCCGCGACACCTCT GGCCTCCTCCAGCGCTGCCACGGCGCCGGTGCCATGTACCTCTTCCAACCCGATAAATTTTACGACGTCACCTACGACACGGGGGACAAGACCCTGCAGTGCGGCCGCCGGGTGGACTGCCTCAAGCTCTGGCTCCTCTGGAAAGCCGCCGGGACCGAGGGGCTGGCGCGCCGCGTCGAGCGGGCCTTCGCCTACACCCA GTACCTGGCCGAGGAGGTGAAGAGGAGGGACGGCTTCCAGCTGGTGCTGGAG CCAGAGTTCATCAACCTCTGCTTCTGGTTCGTGCCCCCCAGCCTGCGGGGCAGGGAGGGCTCCCCGGATTACTGGCCGAGGTTGGGGAAG GTGGCTCCCACCATCAAGGAGCGAATGATGAGGAAGGGGTCCATGATGGTGGGCTACCAGCCCCACGGTGCCAGGGTCAACTTCTTCCGCCAGATCGTCACCAACCCCGCCGTCACCAAGGACGACTTGGATTTCTTCCTGGATGAGATCGAGAGGCTGGGACAGGATTTGTGA
- the CSAD gene encoding cysteine sulfinic acid decarboxylase isoform X1: MAESSWLERPGLDKAAGEEFLREAFQVLLDEAVRKGTDVTEKVCDWKEPQELRELLDLELRSSGELPERLLERCRDVIRYSVKTCHPRFFNQLFSGLDHHALAGRLITEALNTSQYTYEIAPVFVLMEEVVLAKLRELVGWSSGDGIFCPGGSISNMYAMNVARFHCFPESRQKGSWALPRLALFTSRESHYSIQKGAAFLGIGTDNVHLVGTDERGKMIPEELEKEIQRAKAEGAKPFFVCATCGTTVLGAFDPLDGIADVCQRHGLWFHVDQAAWGGSALLSDKHRHLLTGIERADSVAWNPHKMLTVGLQCSAFLLRDTSGLLQRCHGAGAMYLFQPDKFYDVTYDTGDKTLQCGRRVDCLKLWLLWKAAGTEGLARRVERAFAYTQYLAEEVKRRDGFQLVLEPEFINLCFWFVPPSLRGREGSPDYWPRLGKVAPTIKERMMRKGSMMVGYQPHGARVNFFRQIVTNPAVTKDDLDFFLDEIERLGQDL, translated from the exons ATGGCGGAGAGCAGCTGGCTGGAGCGTCCCGGCTTGGATAAAGCAGCCGGGGAGGAATTCCTGCGGGAAGCCTTCCAGGTCCTGCTGGATGAAGCCGTGCGGAAGGGGACGGATGTGACCGAAAAG GTCTGTGACTGGAAGGAGCCCCAGGAGCTGCGGGAGCTGCTGGACCTGGAGCTGCGGAGCAGCGGGGAGCTGCCGGAGCGGCTACTGGAGCGCTGCCGGGACGTCATCCGCTACAGCGTCAAAACCT GTCACCCTCGCTTCTTCAACCAGCTCTTCTCTGGCCTGGACCACCACGCGCTGGCAGGACGCCTGATCACTGAGGCCCTCAACACCAGCCA ATACACCTACGAGATCGCCCCGGTGTTCGTGCTGATGGAAGAGGTGGTGCTGGCCAAGCTGCGGGAGCTGGTGGGCTGGAGCAGTGGCGATGGCATCTTCTGCCCAG GAGGCTCCATCTCCAACATGTATGCCATGAACGTGGCCCGGTTCCACTGCTTCCCGGAGAGCCGGCAGAagggcagctgggctctgccgCGCCTGGCCCTCTTCACCTCCCGGGAG AGCCACTACTCCATCCAGAAAGGAGCTGCGTTCCTGGGCATCGGCACCGACAACGTCCACCTGGTCGGCACCGATGAGAG GGGGAAGATGATCCCCgaggagctggagaaggagatCCAGAGGGCGAAAGCTGAG GGTGCCAAGCCTTTCTTCGTCTGTGCCACCTGTGGCACCACCGTCCTGGGCGCCTTCGACCCGCTGGACGGCATTGCCGACGTCTGCCAGCGCCACGGCCTCTGGTTCCACGTGGAC caggCAGCCTGGGGTGGCAGCGCCCTGCTCTCCGACAAACACCGGCACCTCCTGACTGGCATCGAGAG GGCCGACTCGGTGGCCTGGAACCCCCACAAGATGCTGACAGTGGGTTTGCAATGTTCGGCCTTCCTGCTCCGCGACACCTCT GGCCTCCTCCAGCGCTGCCACGGCGCCGGTGCCATGTACCTCTTCCAACCCGATAAATTTTACGACGTCACCTACGACACGGGGGACAAGACCCTGCAGTGCGGCCGCCGGGTGGACTGCCTCAAGCTCTGGCTCCTCTGGAAAGCCGCCGGGACCGAGGGGCTGGCGCGCCGCGTCGAGCGGGCCTTCGCCTACACCCA GTACCTGGCCGAGGAGGTGAAGAGGAGGGACGGCTTCCAGCTGGTGCTGGAG CCAGAGTTCATCAACCTCTGCTTCTGGTTCGTGCCCCCCAGCCTGCGGGGCAGGGAGGGCTCCCCGGATTACTGGCCGAGGTTGGGGAAG GTGGCTCCCACCATCAAGGAGCGAATGATGAGGAAGGGGTCCATGATGGTGGGCTACCAGCCCCACGGTGCCAGGGTCAACTTCTTCCGCCAGATCGTCACCAACCCCGCCGTCACCAAGGACGACTTGGATTTCTTCCTGGATGAGATCGAGAGGCTGGGACAGGATTTGTGA